From a single Bacillus sp. NEB1478 genomic region:
- a CDS encoding acetoin utilization protein AcuC — MKNDSVFVYSPDLLGYKFNDTHPFNQLRVQLSYELLKDSGYLSANDIIPPRQATDEEIMLIHDKGYVNAVKNAGSGQLSKETALNHGLGTEDTPIFPNMHEASSWIVGATLTAAEWVMEGKVKHALSLSGGLHHGFRGKASGFCIYNDSSIAIEYMKQKYNARVLYIDTDAHHGDGVQWAFYDDPDVCTLSIHETGRYLFPGTGSIHEKGAGKGYGYSFNVPVDAFTEDESFLECYKKSIWEVADFFKPDVIITQNGADAHYYDPLTHLSVTMKTYAEIPKIAKEVAEKYCGGRWIATGGGGYDIWRVVPRAWSHLWCAMNNVEPSGKIAEEWILRWEKEAKHPLPRTWEDESGIYKPIPRKDEITSKNRATLEKSMYSIRTSS; from the coding sequence ATGAAAAATGATAGTGTTTTCGTCTATTCACCAGATTTATTAGGCTATAAATTTAATGATACTCATCCTTTTAATCAGTTAAGAGTACAGCTATCTTATGAGCTTTTAAAAGATTCCGGGTACTTAAGTGCGAACGATATCATTCCACCTCGGCAAGCTACTGATGAAGAAATCATGCTTATTCATGACAAAGGCTATGTAAATGCTGTTAAAAATGCAGGAAGTGGTCAATTAAGTAAGGAAACTGCTTTAAATCATGGGCTCGGAACTGAAGATACGCCTATTTTCCCAAACATGCATGAGGCCAGCAGCTGGATTGTCGGTGCAACATTAACTGCTGCTGAATGGGTAATGGAAGGAAAAGTTAAGCATGCCTTGAGTTTAAGCGGCGGGCTTCACCATGGATTTAGAGGGAAAGCTTCGGGCTTCTGCATCTATAATGACAGTTCAATTGCCATTGAATACATGAAGCAAAAATATAACGCTCGTGTCCTTTATATTGATACGGATGCTCATCACGGTGATGGAGTACAATGGGCTTTTTATGATGATCCAGATGTATGCACGCTATCGATACACGAAACAGGGAGATATTTATTTCCTGGTACAGGATCCATCCATGAAAAAGGTGCCGGAAAAGGATATGGCTATTCCTTTAATGTTCCCGTCGATGCCTTTACAGAGGATGAATCTTTTTTAGAATGCTATAAAAAAAGCATATGGGAAGTAGCTGATTTTTTTAAACCGGATGTGATCATCACACAAAATGGTGCAGATGCACATTATTACGATCCATTGACACATTTATCGGTTACAATGAAGACATATGCTGAGATACCAAAGATAGCAAAAGAAGTCGCTGAAAAGTATTGCGGTGGACGTTGGATCGCGACTGGTGGTGGCGGTTATGATATTTGGCGTGTTGTGCCGAGAGCCTGGTCTCATTTATGGTGTGCGATGAACAATGTCGAGCCGTCCGGAAAAATCGCAGAGGAATGGATTTTACGCTGGGAGAAAGAAGCAAAACATCCATTGCCAAGAACGTGGGAAGATGAATCAGGCATCTATAAACCCATCCCGAGAAAAGACGAAATCACATCTAAGAACAGAGCGACGCTTGAAAAGAGTATGTATTCAATTCGAACAAGCTCTTAA
- a CDS encoding acetoin utilization AcuB family protein, giving the protein MIVQDMMLKNVKSVVADATIGTALQLMIEEDIRYLPIIDKEGNLAGLVSDREMKDASPSIFHQNEHPEDFEKPVSTIMKKAVFTAHPFDIAEELSTIFYEQHIGCIPVLEGHKLVGLVTEREMLYAFIQLTGTHQPGSHLEVAVKNEAGQLAKVASVLKDFHLNISSVLVYPSQDDKEKIVVFRVGTMNPLPVIEHLVNNGYEVKWPPHPGESNEK; this is encoded by the coding sequence GTGATCGTTCAAGATATGATGTTAAAGAACGTAAAATCAGTGGTTGCAGATGCAACAATCGGAACAGCACTTCAACTAATGATTGAAGAAGATATTCGATACCTTCCGATAATAGATAAAGAAGGAAATTTAGCAGGACTTGTTTCTGATCGGGAAATGAAAGATGCCAGTCCTTCCATTTTTCATCAAAATGAACATCCGGAAGATTTTGAAAAACCCGTTTCAACCATTATGAAAAAAGCTGTTTTCACAGCACATCCTTTTGATATCGCAGAAGAACTTTCTACTATTTTTTACGAGCAGCACATCGGCTGTATTCCTGTTTTAGAGGGACATAAACTTGTTGGACTAGTTACAGAGAGAGAAATGCTATATGCGTTTATACAGCTTACAGGTACCCACCAGCCGGGTTCTCATTTAGAAGTGGCTGTTAAAAATGAGGCAGGTCAGCTTGCTAAAGTAGCAAGTGTTTTGAAGGATTTCCATTTAAATATTAGCAGCGTACTTGTATATCCTTCTCAAGATGATAAAGAAAAGATCGTCGTATTCCGAGTTGGAACTATGAACCCGCTACCTGTAATCGAACACTTAGTAAATAACGGCTATGAAGTTAAGTGGCCGCCACATCCAGGTGAAAGTAATGAAAAATGA
- a CDS encoding GNAT family N-acetyltransferase: protein MKHSKTYNCLALKTAHGTITVEGPVSAETLESLHFHEHLQAFRPAHEQKKAILEIAGLPEGRILIARNKETVIGYVTYVYPDPLERWSEGKMENLLELGAIEVIPEYRNFKVGKNLLKVSMMDDAMEDYIIITTEYYWHWDLKGTKLSVWDYRKVMEKMMNAGDLEYMATDDPEISSHPANCLMVRIGKRIDMDSVQKFDQLRFKNRFMY from the coding sequence ATGAAACACTCAAAAACATACAACTGTTTAGCTTTAAAAACTGCTCATGGAACAATAACAGTTGAAGGTCCAGTATCTGCTGAAACGCTGGAAAGCCTTCATTTCCATGAACACCTGCAAGCATTCAGGCCAGCACATGAACAAAAAAAAGCAATCCTAGAAATAGCAGGGCTGCCTGAGGGAAGAATCCTCATTGCAAGAAACAAAGAAACCGTAATCGGCTACGTAACATACGTTTATCCCGACCCTCTCGAAAGATGGTCTGAAGGTAAAATGGAAAACTTATTAGAACTTGGAGCAATAGAGGTCATTCCTGAATATCGAAACTTTAAAGTGGGTAAAAACCTATTAAAAGTCTCCATGATGGATGATGCAATGGAGGACTACATTATCATTACTACTGAATATTATTGGCATTGGGATTTAAAAGGAACTAAGCTCTCCGTTTGGGATTATCGTAAAGTAATGGAAAAGATGATGAATGCTGGTGACCTTGAATACATGGCAACGGATGACCCAGAAATCAGTTCACACCCTGCAAACTGCTTGATGGTTCGCATAGGAAAACGGATAGACATGGATTCTGTTCAAAAATTTGACCAGCTTCGATTCAAAAATCGGTTTATGTACTAA
- the acsA gene encoding acetate--CoA ligase yields the protein MKLEALPIIKGDFNLQDYEAAYGAFDWKDVEKEFSWHKTGRVNMAYEAIDRHAVSHRKNKVALYFSDQKRDEKYTFKDMKEMSNKAGNMLRQLGVEKGDRVFIFMPRSPELYFAFLGAIKLGAIVGPLFEAFMQGAVKDRLEDSEAKVLVTTPALLERVPVDELPNLKKVILVGEDVKEEGLYADYYSRMDKSSKDLDIEWVDREDGLILHYTSGSTGKPKGVLHVHNAMLQHYQTSKWVIDLKEDDVYWCTADPGWVTGTSYGIFGPWLNGAASVIRGGRFSPEDWYGTIAKYGVTVWYSAPTAFRMLMGAGDEVVKQFDLSSLRHILSVGEPLNPEVVKWGMKVFNLRIHDNWWMTETGGQLISNYPALEIKPGSMGKPFPGVEAAIIDDQDNVLPPYRMGNLAIKKGWPSMMRKIWNNPEKYDSYFTPGGWYVSGDSAYMDEDGYFWFQGRIDDVIMTSGERVGPFEVESKLVEHPAVAEAGVIGKPDPVRGEIIKAFIALRSGYEASDELIEEIRSFVKSGLAAHAAPREIEFKDKLPKTRSGKIMRRVLKAWELDLPTGDLSTMED from the coding sequence ATGAAACTGGAAGCGCTTCCGATAATTAAAGGTGATTTCAATTTACAAGACTATGAGGCAGCATATGGAGCATTTGATTGGAAAGACGTTGAAAAAGAATTCTCCTGGCATAAAACAGGGCGTGTCAATATGGCATATGAAGCAATTGACCGTCATGCTGTATCCCATAGAAAAAACAAAGTAGCACTTTATTTTTCAGATCAAAAAAGAGACGAAAAATACACATTCAAAGATATGAAAGAAATGTCTAATAAAGCAGGAAACATGCTTCGTCAATTAGGTGTAGAAAAAGGAGACCGTGTTTTTATTTTCATGCCTCGCTCTCCTGAATTGTATTTTGCTTTTTTAGGTGCAATAAAACTAGGTGCAATTGTTGGACCTCTTTTTGAAGCGTTTATGCAAGGTGCCGTAAAAGACAGACTAGAAGACAGTGAAGCAAAAGTACTTGTAACAACACCTGCTTTACTGGAACGTGTTCCTGTTGATGAACTGCCGAACTTAAAAAAGGTAATACTTGTAGGGGAAGATGTAAAAGAAGAAGGACTTTATGCGGATTATTACAGCCGTATGGATAAGTCCTCAAAAGACCTGGATATTGAGTGGGTGGATCGTGAAGACGGTCTTATTCTCCACTACACATCTGGTTCAACAGGCAAACCAAAAGGAGTGCTGCACGTTCATAATGCAATGCTGCAGCACTATCAAACATCTAAATGGGTGATCGATTTAAAAGAAGATGATGTGTATTGGTGTACAGCTGATCCAGGGTGGGTAACGGGTACGTCTTATGGCATCTTTGGCCCTTGGCTGAACGGAGCTGCAAGTGTGATCCGAGGAGGGCGATTCTCTCCTGAAGATTGGTACGGCACGATTGCAAAATATGGAGTAACAGTCTGGTACAGTGCACCAACAGCATTCAGAATGCTTATGGGTGCAGGAGATGAAGTCGTGAAACAATTCGATTTGTCTTCACTTCGCCATATTTTGAGTGTTGGAGAACCATTAAACCCTGAAGTGGTTAAATGGGGTATGAAGGTGTTCAACTTGCGTATTCATGATAATTGGTGGATGACAGAGACAGGCGGACAATTGATCAGCAATTATCCAGCATTGGAAATCAAACCTGGATCGATGGGCAAGCCGTTTCCGGGAGTTGAAGCTGCAATTATTGATGATCAGGATAATGTTTTGCCGCCATACAGAATGGGTAACTTGGCAATCAAAAAAGGCTGGCCGTCCATGATGCGTAAGATTTGGAATAACCCTGAGAAATATGATTCTTACTTTACTCCTGGAGGTTGGTACGTATCAGGAGATTCCGCTTATATGGATGAAGATGGCTACTTCTGGTTCCAAGGCAGGATTGATGATGTTATCATGACTTCTGGTGAACGGGTAGGACCTTTTGAGGTGGAAAGCAAGCTTGTTGAACATCCAGCTGTAGCAGAAGCGGGAGTTATCGGGAAACCTGATCCTGTTCGCGGTGAGATTATTAAAGCGTTTATTGCGCTTCGCTCTGGATATGAAGCAAGTGATGAACTTATTGAAGAAATCCGCAGTTTTGTTAAATCGGGTCTTGCAGCACACGCAGCACCACGTGAAATTGAATTCAAAGACAAGCTTCCAAAAACAAGAAGCGGTAAAATAATGAGACGTGTATTAAAAGCTTGGGAACTCGATCTTCCAACGGGTGATCTTTCTACAATGGAAGATTAA